The nucleotide window ttgagaattatgaaatttaaattttttaaaaattttgaaaaaataaatcttatacgTGAAATTGTGAATACATGcaatatataatactttttttttttttataatattcttgtaaatttttttgtaaatatttgcGGTATATGTTTAGTTAATCTTAATTGTACCTAAATTAAAGGTTTGTTGAAATTAATGGCGGGGTAATGTACAATAGTCAACTCGTCATCATCATTTGTGATGAATTTATGCGGCAAGACTTTAGTTTTTGTGtcaaaaagtttttatttgtgAAGAGAATCCGTtcgctgaaaataaaagtgacaCAAAAAGTCACAGCTGTTGTAGtttaataattgttttaaaagatCTCAAGCAATCTCTTAAAAAATCTGTCTTGTGAAATTAATGTCGATATATAATTTAGTTGATGATCAATATTTTTCGGTTTCATATTATAAAAACTTTtgtaagttaaaaataattatcttataactctcttataattattttacaactctaaAATTACGCGGCATATCACGTCAACCGTCCTATCACATCGTAAGAGTACAAgatcaaaatagaatttttttgtttttatttttttaaaaaaacaatgaCAAATTAACTCGTCATGCAAaaattttgacataaaaaagaaaaaaaaaaaaaaacaaaatcaaaaactTTCTGGCCGCGACAATGAGAATGACACCAGGTATAGTTTAGTCATAGTGgtcaaactttttattttattttattttatttttcccggAAACCATGGTCCAAGTGATGGTTGGCAAGAAGTTTTTAAATAACATCTATCATTTGAATGATTTGAAATGTGAAAAAGCATACCAAACACGCTAGAGAgataaatttggaaataaaagtTCATCAAGTTTCATGTCAAATCAATTTGAGTGAAGAATATTGTGTCTGACCATgtgttaaaaattaaacaatttattaTAATCTACCTCTAGTTTCTAGGCAGCTGTGGAGAGGACTTGGGACAACCCCataacaattcaacatttatttTGGGGTTCAATCTGACAAATGGTTGGATGCATTGATCATGagtattgttgttgttgttgttgttaaaCTTGCACCTATATATGGGTATGAATCAATTAGCTTGAATCTGATCTTTAGtttgcagcagcagcagcagcaccaAACCCGCTCTGCAATTTCTTGTTCTTCCGGACCACATCTAAGACGTCCGCGTTCTTCCCAGCTTGATCATTAGCTTTGAGGATATTTTTCTCGCACGACGGGCACATTCTAAGAGTCGCAGCCTTTTGGAGTTGAATATACAAAGGTGATTGTCCAACTTTTAGCGATCGGAGCTCCTGCAATTCTTTCTTCAATCTTCTATTCTCGTCGCCAAGACTTTCACAGCATTTCTTCAAGAATTCACAGTCTACTTCTGTTTGCTTCAACTTGGTTCTGCAGGCGCACAATGATTTCTTCGCTTAAAttgttgtaaaaacaaaacaaaaatatttgaaaattcatTAATGAACAATTAAACATTACCTTGCTCTTTTATTTTGGAACCAAACCTCCACTTGTCTCGGCTTCAGTTTCAATTGCTCGGCCAGTGTCTGTTTCTGTGCCTGCATGTTTTTTTTGTCGATCTCCATCAATTAGTCTCTTCAACGCATAAAACAGAATTAAAtggaaattaaacaaacacaatAAATGACATATGACATGGGAACCCAAAACTTGACATCTTGATCATCACTACAAACTCATGCAAATGATCGATGTTGAACCAAGCCTCTAGAGTTTTGTCAGACCCCATTGCAACGCAgcatatgtaaatatatattggcTTTGCAATGACCTTGATTATCATGAAACGTGCTATTGATCTTCATGCAAAggatttaaacaaaaaaaaaaagataaataaatattgtatggGAAAATAAGTTACCGGATTAAGGGTGCTATGAAGTTTGAAGCTGTCTTCAAGCAAGATGGATTGCTCTTTTGTGAGCCGGAGTTTCTTtctcccaccaccaccaccttccTTCTTGTGGTGGTTTTTACTGGACTTATTCTCCTTATTCAGGTACTGATGATCCTCGTAACCGTCGATATTCACTTTGAGCGTTGATGGGTCTGCGCTGATCTCATGATCATCCACGTTAACTGCTTCCTCTTTTGGCCGTAGCGCAAACGTTAAGTCCAAGCAAACCAGAGGCTTTTCCTTTTTCCGATCAATATCCCTCTCCTTCCTCGGACAATTTTGATCACCCAACCCAAGTCCAAGGTTGAGCCTTGTGTTGCATGCTTGATCATCATCttccatgagagagagagagagagaaagagagagagatgagtatAATGGTCAAATGGGAAAGTTGAAGGGTAATATAATAAGAGGAGGATTTTGGGAAAAACAAGAGGAGGATTTGATagagaatataaataaattggggtattaaatttcaaaacagttATTAGTAGGTGTGAGACTAATCTAATATTTCACCCAATCAGTAGTaatgacatatacatatacatatatatacatatatatatcgaGACTATAGTATGAAAGAGTAATGGAATGCATTAGAATTGTGACTCCTTTTAggaaaccattaaaaaaaagaaaaaaaatgcagaggAAGGATGTTTGACTTTTACGAATTCTTCGGGATTTTTTTCCTTGGAGTCCACTGTCCACCACCACAACACGATCATGATCTTTCCAAGCCTCTCTCCTTTGAATTATGATAGTCGTGCTAATTTCTCCCAATAATAATCATCTGATCACCtaaatcaaagaaaagaaaaaggaaacaaaattatGAGGGGTTGATGCTGTAATATGGATGGTATGTAGGGTCATGTtggaattaaatattaatatttatatttatatgatttttgtgaga belongs to Juglans regia cultivar Chandler chromosome 8, Walnut 2.0, whole genome shotgun sequence and includes:
- the LOC109008175 gene encoding homeobox-leucine zipper protein HAT22-like, whose amino-acid sequence is MEDDDQACNTRLNLGLGLGDQNCPRKERDIDRKKEKPLVCLDLTFALRPKEEAVNVDDHEISADPSTLKVNIDGYEDHQYLNKENKSSKNHHKKEGGGGGRKKLRLTKEQSILLEDSFKLHSTLNPAQKQTLAEQLKLKPRQVEVWFQNKRARTKLKQTEVDCEFLKKCCESLGDENRRLKKELQELRSLKVGQSPLYIQLQKAATLRMCPSCEKNILKANDQAGKNADVLDVVRKNKKLQSGFGAAAAAAN